In a single window of the Chitinophagaceae bacterium genome:
- a CDS encoding response regulator yields MFFFSFTYLNTNTKIEKKRCIVLVEDNPGDIMLAKEVIMHLGLDVDLTVLMDGEQVIEFLEEAQHLKKGWPDLILLDLNLPKKDGREVLKYIKTHQKLRRIPVCILTTSNAEHDINETYSLNANSYLTKPLDFNQFLETFKELNDFWFNTVLLPERKEY; encoded by the coding sequence ATGTTTTTTTTTAGCTTTACATACTTGAATACGAATACAAAAATAGAAAAAAAGAGATGCATTGTCCTGGTTGAGGATAATCCCGGGGATATTATGCTTGCAAAAGAAGTGATAATGCACCTCGGTTTAGATGTTGATTTAACCGTATTAATGGATGGTGAACAAGTTATAGAATTTCTTGAAGAGGCACAACACCTAAAAAAAGGTTGGCCGGATTTAATTTTACTTGATTTGAACTTGCCTAAAAAAGATGGACGAGAAGTTTTAAAGTATATTAAAACACATCAAAAACTTAGACGAATACCGGTTTGTATCCTTACCACTTCAAATGCTGAGCATGATATTAACGAGACCTACTCCTTAAATGCAAATTCATATCTAACCAAACCCCTTGACTTTAATCAGTTTCTGGAAACCTTTAAAGAATTGAATGATTTTTGGTTCAATACTGTTTTGCTTCCTGAAAGAAAAGAATATTAA
- a CDS encoding polyprenyl synthetase family protein produces the protein MLTIENAIQSFNQYLDKASIPKNPSNLYEPVSYMMSLGGKRLRPALLLISGSMFGNLNDSAYKLALAVEWFHNFTLMHDDIMDNADLRRGKTTVWKKYDLNTGILSGDVMLLQAFQYINSIEDKEKLPAILTAFNKAATLVCEGQQEDIDYEKRNDVNADEYLSMIGKKTAALLACSLQMGAMINSAEDFVAKALYDFGWNLGVAFQLKDDYLDAYGDPEKFGKKKGGDILMNKKTFLLIKAQELAKGKNESLLNKMLKITDDSDEKIEEILDLYDKLNIEKITRETIL, from the coding sequence ATGCTCACAATCGAAAATGCCATTCAAAGTTTCAATCAATATTTGGACAAAGCTTCTATACCGAAAAATCCTTCAAATCTTTATGAACCCGTAAGCTATATGATGAGTTTGGGCGGAAAGCGCCTTAGGCCGGCCTTGTTACTTATATCCGGAAGTATGTTTGGCAATTTAAATGACTCTGCTTATAAGTTGGCACTTGCAGTTGAATGGTTTCATAATTTTACTTTGATGCATGATGACATAATGGATAATGCAGATTTAAGAAGGGGAAAAACTACGGTTTGGAAAAAATACGACTTAAATACAGGTATTTTATCAGGTGATGTTATGTTATTACAGGCTTTCCAATACATCAATAGCATCGAGGATAAGGAAAAGCTTCCCGCAATACTGACTGCATTTAATAAAGCCGCTACATTGGTTTGTGAAGGACAACAGGAAGATATTGATTATGAAAAGCGAAATGATGTAAATGCTGACGAGTACTTGTCTATGATAGGTAAAAAAACGGCCGCTTTACTTGCTTGTAGCTTACAAATGGGAGCTATGATTAATAGCGCAGAAGACTTTGTTGCTAAGGCTTTATATGATTTTGGATGGAATCTTGGAGTTGCTTTTCAATTAAAAGATGATTATTTGGATGCTTATGGGGATCCGGAAAAATTCGGAAAAAAGAAGGGTGGCGATATTTTAATGAATAAAAAAACATTTTTGTTGATTAAGGCTCAGGAGCTGGCTAAGGGAAAAAATGAATCCCTACTAAATAAAATGTTAAAAATTACAGATGACAGTGATGAAAAAATTGAGGAAATACTCGATTTATATGACAAACTGAATATTGAAAAAATAACCAGAGAAACAATTTTAG